Proteins from a genomic interval of Oreochromis aureus strain Israel breed Guangdong linkage group 6, ZZ_aureus, whole genome shotgun sequence:
- the ecpas gene encoding proteasome adapter and scaffold protein ECM29 isoform X1, which translates to MHPAFTQTGAKLASSAQFSPLIHMTAAADSCRAARRCPTPPPQARPWCSNLSRRCEICGSGGEPVNWNAATDVGNQLERVFLRLGHAETDEQLQDIISKFLPPVLLKLSSVQEGVRKKVMELLVHLNKRIKSRPKIQLPVETLLVQYQDPAAASFVTNFTIIYIKMGYPRLEVVKQCELAPTLITAMEGKPQPQQDSLMHLLIPTLYHIKYPTDTAKSASLFNLTERPKTMHLLLEFMLDVLLMPYGFVLNESPTRPAPSSSQGTSGDGTVAASSQGLPQPPPGMSVYAAKRVIGEAQWNAEQLEQCKLGIVKFIEAKQVPEVETVVHLVVASSDTRHSVATAADLELKSKQSIIDWNNPLIINKMFKVYLGDVPLKTKGGGMKQELKHEPVSTRVKLKILPHLLRSRLAAECFPANIQVVYDGLFGANTNNKLLSLTLQFVHHICMVCPDTNKPLGLMLLNGLTKLINEYKEDPKLLCVAYSAVGKLSSRMPQLFTKDIALVQQFFESMCKEEADVRLAIQEALSMMVGAYANLQGALLNLMEALVAAYIGKPEVQVRQVAMKFASTVFAPDHVPSRYLLLLAAGDPREEVSGEAQRVLRAFHAKSSEKEGPKPMPSFPDMVAYVQEKAAQRIKTPAKYIVGTSTIPFNPSAFGEIMLYLRMCLAHSAGAMPMSTRLSDMQDDAPAIGRYVHTLLFSYSQPSGSKGSEANPVHVYMDLLQQLLSAVGGIPVMYCLLEVVSVCPEKLAPRFADKIDWIKSLMNTNKEDMRELAAQLYAVVVSTMTGNELQKAVQNLVKITKDNHSPETQHGAILALGYMVGRNMSRKKAATSIDSTENMGQQMNISSQEDDELAAMATKTIGSFLDNSSAMLAIAACTALGEIGRNGPLLIPAEGEGLTKLSVVENLLARIPSGKESTKMKERAIMTLGYLPVGDEDFPHQKKLLQGLMDSVEAKQVELQFTVGEAITSGAVGTSSGAARDPWTCTEDHYTPPQNVKNNDVVPWVLNAILTKYITSQNPHVRQASCIWLLSLVKKLSQHKEITSHLKEIQGAFISVLSDPDELSQDVASKGLGLVYEMGGEGDQQELVSTLVETLMTGKRVKHAVSGDTEVFQGEGLGKTPDGHGLSTYKELCSLASDLNQPDLVYKFMNLANHHAMWNSRKGAAFGFHMIAAKAGEQLAPFLPQIIPRLYRYQFDPNLSIRQAMTSIWDALVTDKTLVDKYLKEILQDVISNLTNNAWRVRESSCLALNDLIRGRQADDLIDHLAEIWETLFRVLDDIKESVRKAADLTLKTLSKVCTRMCESTGSGAQRTVAVILPTLLEKGIVSNVAEVRSLSIQTLVKISKTAGARLKPHASRLIPALLESLSTLEPQVLNYLSLRATEQEKSAMDAARLSAAKASPMMETVNMCLQHLDVAVLGELVPRLCDLLKSGVGLGTKGGCASVIVSLTVQCPQDLTPHSGKLMSSLLNGIHDRSTVVQKAYAFALGHLVRTAKDSSVEKLLLKLNTWYLEKEEPVYKSSCALIVHAISHYSPDVLKGHAGVALPLAFLGMHQAPGPDEEKGESHDATLWSEVWQENVPGSFGGIRLYMTELIAITQKALQSQSWKMKAQGAAAMATVAKEQTGSLVAPHLGLVLTALMQGLSGRTWAGKEELLKAIGSVVSKCSTELQKPCSGQPTISEVLEVVMKECRKESLVYKIAALRCAGDVLHSSQEDRFADMAEILFPLIKKRSPESGAGSPRSLEDDDDDDDDKDVKEKELQTEAIICAFETLGKSWPRKPETQTRFQAEVCNLMCEKLKLSTWKVQLAVLQSMKAYFQGLLLLEKGNEDLNSLSEILTETCAALTYPLENKSYSSVRTEALSVVDLIVKRTGESEQWDCVSVKSREQLQRSLSTLQSDSRPDLRDKAQELRRHIQSQP; encoded by the exons ATGCACCCTGCTTTCACACAAACTGGCGCAAAGCTAGCTTCCTCTGCACAATTTTCGCCG CTGATTCACATGACAGCTGCTGCTGATTCGTGCCGTGCAGCACGGCGGTGTCCCACACCGCCTCCACAGGCACGGCCGTGGTGCAGTAACCTATCCAGGCGCTGTGAGATCTGCGGATCGGGAGGCGAGCCCGTGAACTGGAACGCAGCCACAGACGTAGGTA ATCAACTGGAACGTGTGTTCCTTCGCCTGGGCCATGCAGAGACAGATGAACAGCTGCAGGACATTATCTCCAAGTTCCTACCCCCTGTTCTCCTCAAGCTTTCCAGCGTTCAAGAGGGGGTGCGGAAGAAA GTAATGGAGTTGTTGGTCCACCTGAATAAGAGGATAAAAAGCCGGCCTAAGATTCAACTTCCAGTAGAAACTTTGCTTGTGCAGTACCAAGACCCTGCAGCTGCCTCTTTCGTTACG AATTTCACCATCATCTACATTAAAATGGGCTACCCTCGTCTGGAGGTGGTAAAACAGTGTGAGCTAGCCCCGACCCTCATCACTGCCATGGAAGGAAAACCACAGCCACAGCAGGACAG TCTGATGCACCTGCTGATCCCTACTCTTTACCACATAAAGTATCCTACTGACACCGCCAAGAGTGCTTCTCTGTTTAACCTAACTGAGCGGCCAAAGACAATGCACCTGCTGTTGGAGTTCATGTTAGATGTTTTACTGATGCCTTATGG CTTTGTGCTGAATGAATCTCCAACTCGCCCCGCTCCCTCCTCCTCCCAGGGTACTTCTGGAGATGGGACAGTGGCTGCGAGTAGTCAGGGtctccctcagcctcctccGGGGATGAGTGTTTATGCTGCCAAGAGGGTGATTGGAGAAGCCCAGTGGAATGCTGAACAGCTGGAGCAG TGTAAACTGGGTATAGTGAAGTTCATTGAGGCAAAGCAAGTCCCAGAAGTGGAGACGGTGGTCCACCTGGTGGTGGCGTCAAGTGACACCAGACACAGTGTGGCCACTGCAGCTGATCTGGAGCTGAAGAGCAAACAAAG CATCATCGACTGGAACAATCCTCTAATTATCAACAAGATGTTCAAAGTGTATCTAGGGGATGTCCCTCTTAAAACAAAG GGGGGCGGCATGAAGCAAGAGCTGAAACATGAGCCAGTAAGCACAAGAGTTAAGCTGAAGATCCTGCCGCATCTTCTACGCTCACGTCTGGCTGCAGAGTGCTTTCCAGCTAATATCCAG GTTGTTTATGACGGTCTGTTTGGGgccaacacaaacaacaaactgcTGTCTCTCACCTTACAGTTTGTCCATCATATCTGCATGGT ATGCCCTGACACTAATAAGCCTTTAGGGCTAATGTTGCTTAATGGTCTTACCAAGCTCATCAATGAATACAAGGAG GATCCTAAGTTACTATGTGTTGCTTACTCTGCTGTTGGAAAGCTGTCAAG TCGTATGCCTCAGCTCTTCACAAAGGACATTGCACTTGTGCAGCAGTTCTTTGAGTCCATGTGTAAG GAGGAAGCTGATGTCCGTCTAGCCATTCAGGAAGCTTTGTCTATGATGGTTGGAGCTTACGCTAACCTCCAAGGAGCACTGCTCAACCTAATGGAGGCCCTGGTAGCTGCGTATATTGGAAAG CCGGAGGTGCAGGTTCGCCAGGTGGCCATGAAGTTTGCCAGCACAGTCTTTGCTCCTGATCATGTGCCATCAAGATACCTACTGCTGCTGGCTGCTGGAGACCC AAGAGAAGAGGTGTCTGGGGAGGCCCAGAGGGTGCTGAGGGCTTTCCATGCCAAGAGCTCAGAGAAGGAGGGACCAAAACCTATGCCCTCCTTTCCTGATATGGTGGCTTATGTCCAGGAGAAA GCCGCTCAGCGAATCAAGACTCCGGCTAAGTACATTGTGGGAACTTCCACAATTCCTTTCAACCCCTCTGCATTTGGCGAG ATCATGCTCTACCTGAGGATGTGTTTAGCCCACAGTGCCGGGGCCATGCCCATGTCCACACGCTTGTCAGACATGCAGGATGATGCCCCTGCCATTGGCCGCTATGTCCACACACTGCTGTTTTCTTACTCTCAGCCCTCAGGGTCAAAGGGCTCTGAAGCAAATCCTGTACATGTCTACATGGATCttctgcagcagctgctctctgctGTAGGAG GAATCCCTGTCATGTACTGTTTACTGGAGGTTGTGTCTGTGTGCCCGGAGAAACTGGCTCCCAGATTTGCTGATAAAATCGACTGGATTAAA agTCTGATGAACACAAACAAGGAGGACATGAGGGAGCTGGCAGCCCAGCTGTATGCTGTTGTGGTTTCGACTATGACTGGCAACGAGTTGCAGAAGGCCGTGCAGAACCTCGTCAAAATCACCAAAGACAACCAC AGCCCTGAAACTCAGCATGGTGCTATCTTGGCTCTTGGCTATATGGTCGGAAGGAACATGAGCAGGAAAAAAGCTGCCACATCCATTGATTCGACAGAAAACATGGGGCAGCAGATGAACATCTCTTCCCAGGAAGATGATGAACTTGCTGCCATGGCAACAAAGACAATTG GTTCCTTCCTGGACAACAGCAGTGCAATGCTGGCTATAGCAGCCTGTACAGCTCTGGGGGAAATTGGGCGTAATGGCCCCCTGCTGATCCCTGCAGAGGGAGAGGGCTTGACTAAACTCTCTGTTGTAGAAAACCTGCTGGCCCGCATTCCCTCTGGCAAGGAGAGTACAAAG ATGAAGGAACGAGCCATCATGACCCTGGGTTATCTGCCAGTGGGAGATGAAGATTTCCCTCATCAGAAGAAGCTGCTGCAGGGACTTATGGACTCTGTAGAG GCCAAGCAGGTGGAGCTACAATTCACAGTAGGAGAGGCCATAACAAGTGGTGCAGTAGGGACCAGTTCTGGAGCTGCCAGAGACCCATGGACCTGCACCGAGGACCATTACACTCCACCACAGA ATGTAAAAAACAATGATGTGGTTCCCTGGGTCCTCAACGCCATCCTGACCAAGTATATAACCAGCCAGAACCCCCACGTCCGGCAGGCATCCTGCATCTGGCTGCTTTCCCTTGTCAAGAAACTCAGCCAGCACAAGGAGATTACG TCACATTTGAAAGAGATTCAGGGGGCCTTTATCTCTGTTCTCTCAGACCCTGACG AGTTGAGTCAGGATGTGGCATCTAAAGGCCTTGGTCTGGTCTATGAGATGGGGGGAGAGGGTGACCAGCAGGAACTGGTGTCCACTCTTGTTGAAACGCTCATGACTGGTAAAAG aGTGAAACATGCAGTCTCAGGGGATACAGAGGTGTTCCAGGGAGAAGGTTTGGGGAAAACACCTGATGG TCACGGTTTGTCCACATACAAGGAGCTGTGTTCATTGGCCAGCGACCTGAACCAACCAGATCTTGTGTACAAATTTATGAACCTAGCCAATCATCATGCCATGTGGAACTCTCGCAAG GGAGCAGCTTTTGGTTTCCACATGATCGCAGCTAAAGCCGGGGAACAGCTGGCTCCATTCCTGCCTCAGATAATTCCTCGTCTGTACCGCTACCAGTTTGATCCCAACCTTAGCATTCGTCAGGCCATGACAAGCATCTGGGATGCTTTGGTCACTGATAAGACCCTG GTGGATAAGTATCTCAAAGAGATCCTTCAGGATGTAATTTCTAATTTGACCAACAACGCCTGGAGAGTGCGAGAGTCCAG ctgcctGGCCTTAAATGACCTGATTCGAGGCCGTCAGGCTGATGACCTCATTGATCACCTGGCAGAAATATGGGAGACCCTGTTTAGAGTCCTTGATGACATCAAG gaGTCTGTGAGGAAGGCTGCAGACCtaacactgaaaacactcagtAAG gTGTGCACTCGTATGTGTGAGTCTACAGGCTCTGGAGCCCAGAGAACTGTGGCGGTGATTTTACCCACCCTACTGGAAAAAGGCATTGTTAGCAACGTCGCAGAGGTTCGCTCACTCAG TATCCAGACCCTGGTGAAGATCAGTAAGACTGCCGGTGCCAGACTAAAGCCCCATGCTTCCCGGTTAATCCCAGCTCTGTTGGAGTCCCTCAGCACTCTGGAGCCTCAGGTCCTCAACTACCTGAGTCTCCGAGCCACAGAGCAGGAAAAG AGTGCCATGGATGCTGCTAGACTGAGTGCTGCCAAAGCCTCTCCAATGATGGAGACTGTTAACATG TGTCTGCAGCACCTGGATGTTGCTGTTCTGGGAGAACTGGTTCCCAGACTCTGTGACCTGCTTAAGAGTGGAGTAGGCTTGGGCACCAAG GGTGGCTGTGCTAGTGTAATTGTTTCCCTCACAGTGCAGTGTCCACAGGATCTGACCCCACACTCAG GAAAACTTATGAGCTCCCTGCTGAATGGCATCCATGACAGAAGCACTGTAGTACAGAAAGCTTATGCCTTTGCTTTGGGACACCTGGTCAGG ACAGCAAAAGACAGCAGTGTAGAAAAACTACTGCTGAAACTCAACACCTGGTACTTGGAGAAAGAAG AGCCTGTGTACAAGTCATCCTGTGCACTGATAGTACATGCAATCAGCCACTACAGTCCAGATGTGCTGAAAGGCCATGCGGGAGTGGCGCTGCCACTGGCTTTCCTGGGCATGCATCAGGCACCGGGTCCCGAtgaggagaaaggagagagcCATGATGCCACGCTGTGGTCTGAGGTGTGGCAGGAGAACGTTCCAG GAAGCTTTGGAGGCATCAGACTGTACATGACCGAGCTGATTGCCATCACACAGAAAGCGCTGCAGTCCCAGTCCTGGAAGATGAAGGCTCAGGGTGCAGCTGCCATGGCAACTGTTGCCAAGGAACAGACAGGCTCACTGGTAGCGCCACACCTTGGCTTGGTGCTGACAGCTTTAATGCAGGGTCTATCTGGGCGCACGTGGGCCGGCAAG GAGGAGCTTTTGAAAGCCATTGGATCTGTAGTGTCCAAATGCAG CACGGAGCTACAGAAGCCTTGCAGCGGCCAGCCCACCATCTCTGAGGTGTTGGAAGTTGTGATGAAGGAATGTCGTAAGGAGAGTCTCGTGTACAAAATTGCTGCTCTGCGCTGTGCTGGAGACGTGCTGCACAGCAGCCAGGAGGACCGTTTCGCCGACATGGCAGAGATCCTTTTCCCTCTAATCAAGAAG agaAGTCCAGAGAGTGGTGCTGGATCCCCAAGATCACTGGAagacgacgatgatgatgatgatgataaagatGTGAAGGAGAAAGAGCTGCAGACCGAAGCTATTATTTGTGCTTTTGAGACTCTTGGAAAAAGTTGGCCCAGAAAGCCCGAGACTCAGA cacGTTTCCAGGCAGAGGTGTGCAATCTGATGTGCGAGAAGCTTAAGCTGAGCACCTGGAAAGTGCAGCTGGCTGTTCTTCAGTCTATGAAGGCATACTTCCAGGG GTTGCTGCTGCTAGAGAAGGGTAATGAAGACTTGAATTCACTGTCAGAGATTCTCACAGAGACCTGTGCTGCTCTCACATATCCTTTAG AAAACAAGAGTTACTCCTCTGTGAGGACCGAGGCCCTGTCAGTCGTGGATCTGATCGTCAAGAGAACTGGAG AGAGTGAACAGTGggattgtgtgtctgtgaagaGCCGGGAGCAGCTGCAGCGCTCCCTGTCAACGCTGCAGTCCGACAGCAGACCTGACTTGCGGGATAAGGCCCAGGAGCTGCGCAGACACATCCAAAGCCAACCTTGA